A single region of the Glycine max cultivar Williams 82 chromosome 20, Glycine_max_v4.0, whole genome shotgun sequence genome encodes:
- the LOC100810232 gene encoding inositol transporter 1 isoform X1: MTMTTIQSTPGSSGYLDLFPDRKMSFFKNPYILGLTAVAGIGGMLFGYDTGVISGALLYIKDDFEGVRQSNLLQETIVSMAIAGAIVGAAGGGWMNDAYGRKKATLIADVIFIMGAIGMAAAPDPYLLILGRFLVGMGVGVASVTSPVYIAEASPSEIRGSLVSTNVLMITAGQFLSYIVNLAFTRVPGTWRWMLGVSAVPAIVQFLLMLFLPESPRWLFIKNRKNEAVHVLSNIYDFARLEDEVDFLTTQSDQERQRRNSIKFGDVFKSKEIKLALLVGAGLQAFQQFTGINTVMYYSPTIVQMAGFNSNELALLLSLVVAGMNAVGTILGIYLIDHAGRKMLALSSLGGVFASLVVLSVSFLNQSSSNELYGWLAVLGLVLYIAFFSPGMGPVPWTVNSEIYPEEYRGICGGMSATVCWVSNLIVSQSFLSIAEAIGIGSTFLILAAISVLAFLFVLLYVPETKGLTFDEVELIWKERAWGNNTDSRNLLAENQP; the protein is encoded by the exons CATGCTTTTTGGCTACGACACAG GTGTGATATCAGGAGCCCTTCTATATATTAAAGATGATTTTGAAGGGGTTAGACAAAGTAATTTACTTCAGGAAACAATAGTGAGCATGGCAATTGCAGGTGCAATAGTTGGAGCAGCAGGAGGAGGATGGATGAATGATGCTTATGGAAGAAAGAAGGCGACTCTGATTGCAGATGTGATATTTATTATGGGAGCAATTGGGATGGCAGCTGCACCAGACCCTTATCTTCTGATTCTGGGACGTTTTCTCGTTGGTATGGGTGTCGGGGTTGCCTCTGTTACCTCTCCTGTCTACATTGCAGAAGCATCTCCATCCGAAATCAGGGGATCATTAGTCAGCACTAATGTTCTCATGATCACTGCTGGCCAGTTCCTTTCCTACATCGTTAACCTTGCTTTTACTCGTGTCCCCGGCACCTGGCGATGGATGCTCGGTGTCTCTGCCGTCCCCGCCATTGTTCAGTTTCTTCTCATGCTTTTCCTCCCCGAATCCCCAAGGTGGCTCTTCATCAAGAATAGGAAAAATGAAGCTGTTCATGTGCTCTCTAACATCTATGACTTTGCTCGCTTAGAGGATGAAGTTGATTTTCTAACCACTCAGTCTGACCAAGAGCGCCAACGAAGAAACTCTATCAAATTCGGGGATGTTTTTAAATCTAAAGAAATCAAACTTGCATTACTTGTTGGAGCTGGCCTGCAG GCTTTCCAGCAGTTCACAGGAATAAACACAGTGATGTACTACAGCCCTACCATTGTCCAAATGGCTGGCTTCAACTCTAATGAGTTGGCTCTTCTGCTGTCCCTCGTAGTTGCTGGCATGAATGCTGTTGGAACCATTCTTGGCATTTACCTAATTGACCATGCTGGCCGCAAAATGTTAGCCCTTTCTAGCTTAGGAGGAGTATTTGCATCTTTGGTCGTCTTGTCTGTCTCATTTTTGAACCaatcatcatcaaatgaattaTATGGATGGCTTGCAGTGTTGGGTTTAGTCCTATACATTGCTTTTTTCTCTCCTGGAATGGGGCCTGTGCCATGGACTGTGAACTCAGAGATATATCCTGAGGAATATAGAGGAATTTGTGGGGGCATGTCAGCTACTGTGTGTTGGGTTTCAAATCTGATCGTGTCTCAGAGCTTTCTTTCCATTGCTGAAGCTATAGGGATAGGTTCCACTTTCTTGATTCTTGCTGCTATTTCAGTGCTTGCCTTTCTATTTGTGCTTTTATATGTTCCAGAGACCAAAGGATTGACCTTCGATGAAGTAGAACTCATATGGAAGGAGAGAGCTTGGGGCAACAACACTGACTCACGAAACCTTCTTGCAGAAAATCAACCTTAG
- the LOC100810232 gene encoding inositol transporter 1 isoform X2 — translation MTMTTIQSTPGSSGYLDLFPDRKMSFFKNPYILGLTAVAGIGGMLFGYDTGAIVGAAGGGWMNDAYGRKKATLIADVIFIMGAIGMAAAPDPYLLILGRFLVGMGVGVASVTSPVYIAEASPSEIRGSLVSTNVLMITAGQFLSYIVNLAFTRVPGTWRWMLGVSAVPAIVQFLLMLFLPESPRWLFIKNRKNEAVHVLSNIYDFARLEDEVDFLTTQSDQERQRRNSIKFGDVFKSKEIKLALLVGAGLQAFQQFTGINTVMYYSPTIVQMAGFNSNELALLLSLVVAGMNAVGTILGIYLIDHAGRKMLALSSLGGVFASLVVLSVSFLNQSSSNELYGWLAVLGLVLYIAFFSPGMGPVPWTVNSEIYPEEYRGICGGMSATVCWVSNLIVSQSFLSIAEAIGIGSTFLILAAISVLAFLFVLLYVPETKGLTFDEVELIWKERAWGNNTDSRNLLAENQP, via the exons CATGCTTTTTGGCTACGACACAG GTGCAATAGTTGGAGCAGCAGGAGGAGGATGGATGAATGATGCTTATGGAAGAAAGAAGGCGACTCTGATTGCAGATGTGATATTTATTATGGGAGCAATTGGGATGGCAGCTGCACCAGACCCTTATCTTCTGATTCTGGGACGTTTTCTCGTTGGTATGGGTGTCGGGGTTGCCTCTGTTACCTCTCCTGTCTACATTGCAGAAGCATCTCCATCCGAAATCAGGGGATCATTAGTCAGCACTAATGTTCTCATGATCACTGCTGGCCAGTTCCTTTCCTACATCGTTAACCTTGCTTTTACTCGTGTCCCCGGCACCTGGCGATGGATGCTCGGTGTCTCTGCCGTCCCCGCCATTGTTCAGTTTCTTCTCATGCTTTTCCTCCCCGAATCCCCAAGGTGGCTCTTCATCAAGAATAGGAAAAATGAAGCTGTTCATGTGCTCTCTAACATCTATGACTTTGCTCGCTTAGAGGATGAAGTTGATTTTCTAACCACTCAGTCTGACCAAGAGCGCCAACGAAGAAACTCTATCAAATTCGGGGATGTTTTTAAATCTAAAGAAATCAAACTTGCATTACTTGTTGGAGCTGGCCTGCAG GCTTTCCAGCAGTTCACAGGAATAAACACAGTGATGTACTACAGCCCTACCATTGTCCAAATGGCTGGCTTCAACTCTAATGAGTTGGCTCTTCTGCTGTCCCTCGTAGTTGCTGGCATGAATGCTGTTGGAACCATTCTTGGCATTTACCTAATTGACCATGCTGGCCGCAAAATGTTAGCCCTTTCTAGCTTAGGAGGAGTATTTGCATCTTTGGTCGTCTTGTCTGTCTCATTTTTGAACCaatcatcatcaaatgaattaTATGGATGGCTTGCAGTGTTGGGTTTAGTCCTATACATTGCTTTTTTCTCTCCTGGAATGGGGCCTGTGCCATGGACTGTGAACTCAGAGATATATCCTGAGGAATATAGAGGAATTTGTGGGGGCATGTCAGCTACTGTGTGTTGGGTTTCAAATCTGATCGTGTCTCAGAGCTTTCTTTCCATTGCTGAAGCTATAGGGATAGGTTCCACTTTCTTGATTCTTGCTGCTATTTCAGTGCTTGCCTTTCTATTTGTGCTTTTATATGTTCCAGAGACCAAAGGATTGACCTTCGATGAAGTAGAACTCATATGGAAGGAGAGAGCTTGGGGCAACAACACTGACTCACGAAACCTTCTTGCAGAAAATCAACCTTAG